A single genomic interval of Lentimicrobium saccharophilum harbors:
- a CDS encoding TolB-like translocation protein, translating to MMRFLINVYTFSMIIAAAAVSAENPAEPCKLCGHDVPAPVSSQPDTTIHYPQEKHLKNIRQLTNGGDFAEAYFSFDDSMIAFQAKSAKWGTKCDHIYYFPFKDGDMKNHIPGLISEGLGRTTCSFFMPGDTSILYASTRSGGSECPPEPERRADGKYLWPIYPDFDIYVANLKGQLIDTLVKSPGYDAEATVSPKGDLIVFTSDRSGDLELYTCKIDGSDVKQITFDLGYDGGAFFSPDGTKLVFRSSRPKTPEEIKEYKDLLKEGLVAPTNMEIYVCNVDGSDLRQITSLGKANWAPFFHPSGEKILFSSNHAGARGFEFNLYMINLDGSGLERITWDPVFDAFPMFSYDGRKLIFSSNRNNGGTRDTNLFIADWVE from the coding sequence ATGATGAGGTTTTTAATTAACGTTTACACATTTTCGATGATTATTGCCGCTGCGGCTGTCTCAGCGGAAAATCCCGCTGAACCCTGTAAGCTCTGTGGTCATGATGTGCCTGCTCCGGTGTCTTCGCAACCGGATACCACCATTCACTATCCTCAGGAGAAACATCTGAAAAATATCCGGCAACTCACCAATGGTGGCGATTTTGCCGAAGCCTATTTTAGTTTCGATGATTCCATGATCGCTTTTCAGGCAAAAAGCGCGAAATGGGGAACAAAATGCGACCACATTTATTATTTCCCTTTCAAGGACGGAGATATGAAGAATCACATTCCCGGGCTTATCAGCGAGGGCCTGGGCCGGACCACCTGTTCATTCTTTATGCCGGGGGATACCAGCATCCTTTATGCATCCACCCGCTCCGGTGGCAGTGAATGTCCTCCTGAACCTGAAAGAAGGGCCGACGGCAAGTACTTATGGCCGATTTATCCCGATTTTGATATTTATGTGGCAAATCTGAAAGGTCAGCTGATCGATACCCTTGTGAAATCGCCCGGTTACGATGCCGAAGCAACGGTTTCACCCAAAGGTGACCTGATCGTATTTACATCCGACCGCTCAGGTGACCTGGAGCTGTATACCTGTAAAATCGATGGAAGTGATGTAAAACAGATTACTTTCGACCTTGGCTACGATGGGGGCGCTTTCTTTTCTCCCGACGGAACAAAGCTGGTGTTCAGGTCATCGCGTCCGAAAACGCCTGAAGAGATCAAAGAATACAAGGATTTGCTTAAGGAAGGACTTGTTGCCCCTACCAATATGGAAATATATGTCTGCAATGTGGATGGCAGTGACCTCAGGCAGATTACCAGCCTGGGCAAAGCAAACTGGGCGCCCTTTTTTCACCCTTCGGGAGAGAAAATCCTGTTCAGCTCAAATCACGCAGGAGCGAGAGGCTTCGAGTTTAATCTGTATATGATCAACCTCGATGGCTCCGGTCTTGAGCGCATCACCTGGGATCCGGTATTTGACGCATTCCCGATGTTTTCATACGACGGCAGGAAACTTATCTTTTCCTCTAACCGGAATAACGGCGGAACCCGCGATACCAATCTGTTTATCGCTGACTGGGTTGAGTAG
- a CDS encoding YdeI/OmpD-associated family protein, with translation MYFRESSEFREWLEENHSHVKEIWLGFLKKRKGVIHGFYYPEAVEIALCYGWIDGLTRSVDESRYKVRFTPRKTKSVWSSINIKRVETLKEAGLMHPAGLAVYEARNKKRTDSANFLRENGRLTPEMEQEFMKHPNAYAWFCNTSASYRKTCIYWILNARQEVTRAKRLGILIECSGQQVRIPLLRTDPGHRKPRES, from the coding sequence ATGTATTTTCGTGAAAGCAGTGAATTCAGGGAGTGGCTCGAAGAAAACCACAGCCATGTAAAGGAAATCTGGCTGGGATTTTTAAAGAAACGCAAAGGGGTTATACATGGATTTTATTACCCGGAAGCGGTTGAGATCGCCCTTTGTTATGGCTGGATCGACGGGCTTACCCGGAGCGTGGATGAGTCGCGGTACAAAGTCAGGTTTACCCCCAGAAAAACCAAAAGCGTCTGGAGCAGTATCAACATCAAACGGGTTGAAACGCTGAAGGAAGCCGGACTAATGCATCCGGCAGGGCTTGCGGTTTATGAAGCCCGCAATAAAAAGCGAACGGATTCCGCAAATTTTTTGCGCGAAAATGGCCGCTTAACTCCGGAAATGGAACAGGAATTTATGAAGCACCCCAATGCTTACGCATGGTTTTGCAATACATCTGCTTCATATCGTAAAACCTGCATTTACTGGATCCTCAATGCCAGGCAGGAAGTGACCCGGGCAAAAAGACTCGGGATTTTAATAGAATGTTCCGGCCAACAGGTCAGAATTCCTTTACTGAGGACAGATCCGGGGCATCGAAAACCTCGCGAAAGCTAA
- a CDS encoding T9SS type A sorting domain-containing protein, whose translation MKKILIIGIISLLGNVTLAQNSNLSGGVVFDGEPFLAVNPQNPRHMVVAWMGYVFLNRIMIRTRVSTDGGINWSAAANVPHVQNGHTSADPSLAFDIQGNVFLSCIDYDPYFTSGAVYVRKSTDGGLTWEQAAEVIAFDDDPGRFPIDRPWITIDRSGGAFSGNIYITTMNASPAGAPPYHPYFTRSVDQGQSFQAWRYADTTGWLSGPFIAKPMPTPATSSTGIFHCIYPSLVFSQNLLPQFILASSADAGISFTHRSVIAAPSTIAVSDTSAKKGYLLRVNPSDPLHLAFIHLRNESGDADVFLMESVDGGETWNEGIRINDDPAGNGRMQDLVWAAFDTDGDLAIAWRDRRNAADTGYAAAYEIYAAVRLKNEPDFSPNFRLSSEAIPFDEILFQNGNDFMCLELFNDTLSAVWGDTRNGALNIWFQRSHLNGTLLSLTRLTDEKLPPLKVTKINHEQVLIEGDEITGIAFFSIKGAEVLRVKNLPGNSHEIISLRNFPPGTYLIRVQTAHGSITAKMIR comes from the coding sequence ATGAAAAAAATCCTTATAATAGGAATCATAAGCCTTCTGGGCAATGTAACCCTGGCACAGAATTCAAACCTTTCCGGTGGGGTTGTTTTCGACGGGGAGCCATTTTTAGCGGTAAATCCTCAAAATCCGCGGCACATGGTGGTTGCCTGGATGGGTTATGTTTTTCTCAACCGGATAATGATCCGCACCAGGGTCAGCACCGATGGCGGAATAAACTGGAGCGCTGCAGCCAATGTACCTCATGTACAAAACGGTCATACTTCAGCCGACCCTTCCCTGGCATTTGACATCCAGGGAAACGTATTTCTCTCCTGTATTGATTATGATCCGTATTTTACGTCCGGCGCCGTCTATGTAAGGAAATCGACTGACGGGGGGCTTACCTGGGAGCAGGCCGCTGAAGTAATTGCTTTTGATGATGATCCCGGGCGATTCCCGATCGACCGCCCCTGGATTACCATTGACCGTTCGGGAGGCGCATTCAGCGGTAACATTTACATCACCACCATGAATGCCAGCCCTGCAGGTGCACCGCCATATCATCCTTACTTTACCAGGTCAGTGGATCAGGGCCAGTCTTTTCAGGCATGGCGTTATGCCGATACAACAGGATGGCTGTCGGGCCCCTTTATCGCTAAACCGATGCCAACTCCGGCCACCAGTTCAACAGGCATTTTCCATTGTATCTATCCCAGCCTGGTCTTCTCACAGAACCTGCTTCCACAGTTTATCCTTGCATCTTCTGCCGATGCAGGAATCAGCTTTACGCATCGCAGTGTGATTGCTGCACCTTCTACAATCGCCGTCAGCGATACATCCGCGAAAAAAGGCTACCTGCTCCGCGTGAATCCTTCCGATCCACTGCATCTTGCATTCATCCATCTGCGCAATGAATCCGGCGACGCTGACGTCTTTCTGATGGAATCAGTTGACGGAGGCGAAACCTGGAACGAAGGGATAAGGATTAATGATGATCCCGCCGGAAATGGCCGGATGCAGGACCTTGTCTGGGCTGCTTTCGATACCGACGGGGACCTTGCTATTGCCTGGCGCGATCGCCGGAATGCTGCAGACACGGGATATGCCGCGGCATATGAGATTTATGCCGCCGTCAGGCTGAAAAACGAACCGGATTTCTCTCCCAATTTCAGGCTGAGCAGCGAAGCAATCCCTTTCGACGAAATCCTTTTTCAGAATGGCAATGATTTTATGTGCCTGGAATTATTCAACGACACCCTCAGTGCCGTATGGGGCGACACCCGGAACGGGGCGCTGAATATCTGGTTTCAGCGATCGCACCTGAACGGAACACTGCTATCTCTTACCAGACTGACAGACGAAAAACTTCCGCCACTTAAGGTTACAAAAATCAATCATGAACAGGTCCTGATCGAGGGTGATGAAATTACAGGGATCGCGTTCTTCAGCATCAAGGGCGCTGAAGTGCTCAGGGTAAAGAATCTCCCGGGAAATTCCCATGAAATTATCAGCCTTCGAAACTTCCCTCCCGGAACCTACCTCATCCGTGTCCAGACTGCCCATGGAAGTATCACAGCCAAAATGATACGTTAA
- a CDS encoding MBL fold metallo-hydrolase, translating into MKKVTSSQGTKIFSIASGRSNVFLVLSGNNKILVDTGPAFMQKIIFRRLRKLSIRTIDYLVLTHTHFDHAANARAIKDFFNTRVIVHASEEEYLRSGDSPVPAGTNLFTGWLTGTFGKMANQMVKYQGCEADITIDHQLNLSEDLKNIQIIHTPGHSAGSVCVIIDNEIALAGDTLFGTYPGSCFPPFADDRKLLFKSWELLLKTGCSIFFPSHGSVRTREQVSRELNKRKRSLSA; encoded by the coding sequence ATGAAGAAGGTAACCAGCAGTCAGGGAACCAAGATTTTCAGCATAGCCAGCGGTCGCAGCAATGTATTTCTGGTTCTTTCGGGTAACAATAAAATTCTTGTTGATACCGGTCCTGCATTTATGCAGAAAATCATTTTCAGACGTCTGAGGAAACTCAGCATCCGGACCATCGATTATCTTGTGCTGACACACACCCATTTTGATCATGCAGCCAACGCCCGGGCTATCAAAGACTTCTTTAATACCAGGGTAATTGTGCATGCATCTGAGGAGGAGTATCTGAGGTCGGGCGACAGTCCGGTTCCCGCCGGCACCAACCTGTTTACCGGATGGCTCACCGGAACTTTCGGTAAAATGGCCAACCAAATGGTGAAATATCAGGGCTGCGAGGCAGATATAACCATTGATCATCAATTAAATCTTTCAGAAGACCTTAAAAATATTCAGATCATTCACACCCCGGGGCATTCTGCAGGTTCTGTATGTGTGATTATTGACAATGAAATTGCACTTGCCGGCGATACCCTGTTCGGCACCTATCCCGGAAGTTGCTTTCCTCCCTTTGCCGATGACCGGAAATTGTTGTTCAAAAGCTGGGAACTGCTGCTGAAAACCGGATGCAGCATTTTCTTTCCATCACATGGTAGCGTCAGGACCCGTGAACAGGTCAGCCGGGAACTGAATAAAAGAAAACGAAGTCTTTCCGCTTAA
- a CDS encoding Cbp1 family collagen-binding glycoprotein adhesin, whose product MKNFLLILLALPLLFASCENKKQTEQINLLIQEKNKMLNDAAVKDSLVNDFLMTINEIETNLAEIKSREKLISSQTAQGQELSKPIRDRINEDIRMINELMQSNKNKIAALNRKIKDSDLKIKEFDNMIALANQQLAERDNEILALKEELAGLNFSIAILNDTISVIKDKNRALTGVINDKTNELNTAYFIVGERKALIEKKILNKEGGFLGLGKSQKIAADVDLNEFTRIDIRNLKSIPLGVKKATLMSVHPAGSYELIMTEKKVEEIVIKNPALFWEKSRMLVISTEV is encoded by the coding sequence ATGAAAAACTTTTTGCTTATTCTGCTCGCGCTTCCATTGCTTTTCGCTTCCTGTGAAAACAAAAAGCAAACTGAACAGATTAATCTGCTTATCCAGGAAAAGAACAAGATGCTGAACGATGCCGCTGTGAAAGATTCCCTTGTCAACGACTTTCTTATGACGATCAATGAAATAGAAACCAACCTTGCAGAGATCAAAAGCCGCGAAAAACTGATCAGCTCCCAGACCGCGCAGGGTCAGGAACTCAGCAAACCAATCCGCGACCGCATCAATGAGGATATCCGCATGATTAATGAACTCATGCAGTCAAATAAAAATAAAATTGCTGCGCTCAACCGTAAAATCAAAGATTCTGATTTAAAAATCAAGGAGTTTGATAATATGATTGCGCTTGCCAATCAGCAGCTTGCCGAACGGGATAACGAAATACTGGCGCTGAAGGAAGAGCTTGCCGGGCTCAATTTCTCGATTGCTATCCTTAATGACACCATTTCAGTGATTAAAGATAAGAACAGGGCGCTGACCGGCGTAATCAATGATAAAACCAACGAGTTGAATACAGCCTATTTCATTGTTGGAGAACGTAAGGCATTAATTGAGAAAAAAATACTCAATAAAGAAGGTGGTTTTCTGGGTCTGGGCAAATCACAGAAGATTGCCGCTGATGTAGATCTGAATGAATTCACAAGAATAGATATCCGCAACCTGAAATCAATTCCGCTGGGTGTAAAAAAGGCCACCTTAATGTCGGTTCATCCGGCAGGCTCTTACGAATTGATTATGACAGAAAAGAAAGTTGAAGAAATTGTGATAAAGAATCCGGCATTATTCTGGGAAAAGTCACGCATGCTGGTGATCTCAACCGAAGTATAA
- a CDS encoding ATP-binding protein produces the protein MNRKNNPEGVKGKVVTGFLLILFLALAAVFAMIHLAAQLTPPDTGISQSVTKLTLVSNMLSKLIDADGQARAYITTGQRRYLKKYRDDEKEIRSIADSLKYTSVMHTDQYLRMLVVDSLLDLKKATLENFFRQGKTAGSPILSTERLNQVLQRFNDTVAFSTKTIAHPVTPPLTKPRESEPAKKENIFKRLWSGLTGRSPSTDSIPVIQHSVGQMPDTIQTFTRLHDSTIAQVRTQLEQMGEEERIERQMAIERELLLLRTDQVILDEIRNVLILFEKEEINRAIEGSEKANLLVKKLWNTALILATVGLLTMLVFIVLIWKDLARSAFYRRQLEKARLLAEKLLKVKELFLANMSHEIRTPITSIIGFSERLSNTQLSSEQQDYLKYINTSSEHLLGLIDDLLDYSRIGSGKLSLESQPLVPKELLGEVYETLRPKAGKKGIEMLYTVTGDTGKAVKGDPLRIRQIIYNLLNNSLKFTEQGTIKLELDSRQVNEMTTLHIRVSDTGIGIPEEKQQEIFEEFTQVDEGITRKYGGSGLGLAICRKLTEMMNGTISLQSTPGEGTTVEITLQLPGYSGDISNPENERFTGIPRLEGKKILLAEDDETTRLLLISLLQETGAKVDAVPDGDKAWQLYAEHAEDYDLIITDIQMPLLSGPDLIEKINGFIREKGCKAPMAIGLTAHATPDDFELYRRKGLDRFLIKPFRQSALYQELNIILGFNYRHKDPQHEEISTPGKELNLEIFKDFSGNDPEALKKILESLVNNISTTVLSMKETFSNGDYRQLSLLAHRMLPNIRNLGASTESELLKQIEMAGRLDSPDREIIKALLEKAVDGLLAIAKALKDELMNY, from the coding sequence ATGAACAGAAAAAATAACCCGGAGGGGGTAAAAGGGAAAGTGGTCACGGGATTCCTGTTGATTCTTTTTTTGGCACTGGCTGCAGTTTTTGCCATGATTCATCTCGCTGCCCAACTCACGCCGCCTGACACCGGGATTTCACAATCCGTTACGAAGCTCACCCTGGTGAGCAATATGCTCTCCAAGCTGATAGATGCCGACGGACAGGCACGGGCGTATATTACAACAGGTCAGCGTCGCTACCTTAAAAAGTACCGCGACGATGAAAAAGAAATCAGGTCCATCGCCGACTCACTCAAGTATACCAGTGTGATGCATACCGATCAGTATCTGAGGATGTTGGTTGTTGACAGTCTGCTTGATCTGAAAAAGGCAACACTGGAGAATTTCTTCAGGCAGGGCAAAACGGCAGGATCACCCATTCTGAGTACAGAAAGGCTGAATCAGGTGCTTCAGCGCTTCAATGATACTGTTGCATTCTCAACAAAAACCATTGCACATCCGGTAACGCCCCCCCTAACAAAACCCCGTGAATCGGAACCTGCAAAGAAAGAGAATATTTTTAAGCGCTTATGGTCGGGTTTAACCGGCAGAAGCCCTTCCACTGACAGCATCCCGGTGATTCAGCATTCAGTCGGTCAGATGCCTGACACCATCCAGACCTTTACCCGGCTGCATGATTCTACCATTGCCCAGGTGCGGACACAGCTTGAGCAGATGGGCGAAGAGGAACGCATAGAGCGGCAGATGGCCATCGAACGCGAATTGCTGCTGCTCAGGACTGACCAGGTAATCCTCGATGAAATCCGCAATGTGCTGATCCTTTTCGAGAAAGAGGAGATCAACCGGGCAATTGAAGGTTCGGAAAAAGCCAATTTGCTTGTAAAGAAATTGTGGAACACCGCATTAATCCTTGCCACAGTGGGCCTGCTCACCATGTTGGTTTTTATCGTACTTATCTGGAAGGACCTGGCCCGTAGCGCATTTTACCGGCGGCAGCTGGAAAAAGCCAGACTGCTGGCAGAAAAACTGTTAAAAGTCAAGGAACTGTTTCTGGCCAATATGAGCCATGAAATCAGAACACCGATTACCAGTATCATCGGATTTTCAGAAAGGCTGTCCAATACGCAACTTTCAAGTGAGCAACAGGATTACCTGAAATACATCAATACTTCTTCAGAACATCTGCTCGGCCTGATCGACGACCTGCTCGACTACTCCAGAATAGGCAGCGGGAAACTCAGTCTTGAATCACAACCACTTGTCCCTAAAGAACTTCTCGGTGAAGTTTATGAAACCCTGAGGCCAAAAGCCGGGAAAAAAGGCATAGAAATGCTTTATACTGTAACCGGCGATACCGGGAAAGCGGTAAAAGGGGATCCTCTCAGAATCAGGCAAATAATTTATAACCTGCTGAATAACAGCCTTAAATTTACCGAACAGGGCACCATAAAACTGGAACTCGATTCCAGGCAGGTCAATGAAATGACAACGTTACACATCAGGGTGTCCGACACCGGAATTGGCATTCCGGAAGAGAAACAGCAGGAGATTTTTGAGGAATTTACGCAGGTGGATGAAGGAATTACCCGCAAATACGGCGGTTCAGGTCTCGGACTGGCCATTTGCCGCAAACTCACCGAAATGATGAACGGCACCATCAGCCTGCAAAGTACACCCGGTGAAGGTACCACGGTGGAAATTACGCTGCAGTTGCCCGGATACAGCGGTGATATCAGCAATCCTGAAAATGAGCGCTTTACCGGCATACCCCGGCTGGAAGGGAAAAAGATATTGCTGGCAGAAGATGATGAAACAACCAGGCTTTTGCTCATCAGTCTGCTCCAGGAAACCGGGGCAAAGGTAGATGCCGTGCCCGACGGAGATAAAGCGTGGCAGCTGTATGCAGAGCATGCAGAAGATTATGACCTGATTATCACAGATATTCAGATGCCCCTGCTGAGTGGCCCGGACCTGATCGAAAAAATCAACGGTTTTATCCGGGAAAAGGGCTGCAAAGCCCCTATGGCAATCGGGCTTACTGCCCATGCAACTCCCGATGACTTTGAACTTTACCGGCGCAAAGGATTGGATCGTTTCCTGATTAAGCCATTCAGACAATCCGCACTTTATCAGGAGCTTAATATTATCCTGGGCTTCAATTACAGGCATAAGGATCCGCAGCACGAAGAAATTTCCACACCAGGCAAAGAACTGAATCTGGAAATCTTCAAAGATTTTTCAGGCAACGACCCTGAAGCCTTGAAAAAAATCCTTGAGTCGCTGGTAAACAACATCAGCACGACGGTCCTTTCGATGAAAGAAACTTTTAGCAACGGGGATTACAGGCAACTCTCACTGCTGGCCCACCGTATGCTTCCCAATATCAGAAATCTCGGAGCCTCAACCGAATCGGAACTGCTGAAACAGATTGAAATGGCCGGCAGGCTGGATTCACCTGACCGGGAAATAATTAAAGCATTGCTTGAAAAGGCCGTAGACGGACTGCTTGCCATTGCAAAAGCCCTGAAAGATGAATTAATGAATTACTGA
- a CDS encoding sigma-54-dependent transcriptional regulator: MSVSKILVVDDDVTFCMMLETLLRKHDYEVAHSYTYADGRKKLADFNPDIVLTDLRLPDHDGLEILQLVKRDVPEVPVILMTSYGDIRTAVRAMKMGAFDYVTKPVNPDEILSTVQRAVNSRNKASTEVNLQVSEESYIEGVSDASLKILEHTTLVAPTGMSVLIMGESGTGKEFVARRIHALSQRSDKPFVAIDCGALPRDLAGSELFGHMKGAFTGAIADKQGQFEVANGGTIFLDEIGNLSYDIQIQLLRAIQERKIRRVGSTVEIQVDVRIITATNEDLKQAVLRGDFREDLYHRINEFAIQVAPLRDRPEDMLMFARHFLAQANKELLRDVDGFAPDVMQIFKRYSWPGNLRELRNIIKRAVLLSKGPVITAGTLPDELTAEADASAIVQPVEKGPVDEKPAEDIDLRETSRRSERELIITTLEKVRFNKSKAAKLLNVDRKTLYNKMKQYGIPLQ; this comes from the coding sequence ATGTCAGTAAGCAAAATCCTGGTCGTTGACGATGATGTTACATTCTGCATGATGCTGGAAACCCTCCTTCGGAAGCATGATTATGAGGTGGCACATTCGTATACCTATGCCGATGGCCGAAAGAAATTAGCCGATTTTAATCCTGATATTGTCCTTACTGATCTGAGGTTGCCTGATCACGACGGGCTGGAGATACTTCAGCTGGTGAAGCGCGATGTGCCTGAAGTCCCGGTTATTCTGATGACAAGCTACGGCGATATCCGGACTGCAGTACGGGCCATGAAAATGGGCGCCTTCGATTACGTTACCAAGCCCGTGAACCCTGACGAAATCCTGTCGACAGTCCAAAGGGCGGTGAACTCGCGCAACAAGGCTTCCACAGAGGTTAACCTGCAGGTAAGTGAAGAGTCATATATTGAAGGGGTTAGTGATGCCTCGTTGAAAATTCTGGAACATACCACCCTGGTGGCTCCCACGGGGATGTCGGTGCTGATCATGGGCGAGAGCGGAACAGGGAAGGAGTTTGTTGCCCGGAGGATTCATGCCCTCAGTCAGCGAAGCGACAAGCCTTTTGTGGCCATTGATTGCGGCGCCCTGCCGCGCGATCTTGCTGGCAGCGAGTTGTTCGGGCATATGAAAGGCGCGTTTACCGGCGCCATTGCCGATAAACAAGGGCAGTTTGAAGTTGCCAACGGGGGAACCATTTTTCTGGATGAGATCGGTAACCTTAGCTATGATATACAGATTCAATTGCTCCGGGCCATTCAGGAACGTAAAATCAGAAGGGTTGGTTCCACGGTGGAAATACAGGTGGATGTCAGAATTATTACAGCTACCAACGAAGACCTGAAACAGGCTGTTTTACGCGGCGATTTCAGGGAAGACCTTTATCACCGCATCAATGAATTTGCCATTCAGGTTGCACCGCTCAGAGACAGACCTGAGGATATGCTCATGTTTGCCAGGCATTTTCTTGCTCAGGCAAATAAAGAACTTTTGCGCGATGTGGATGGTTTTGCACCGGATGTAATGCAGATATTCAAGCGTTATTCCTGGCCGGGCAACCTGCGTGAACTCAGGAATATCATCAAACGGGCCGTGCTTTTGTCAAAAGGGCCTGTGATTACAGCCGGAACACTACCCGACGAACTGACTGCAGAGGCTGATGCAAGCGCAATTGTCCAGCCGGTCGAAAAAGGGCCTGTTGATGAAAAACCGGCCGAAGATATTGACCTCAGGGAAACCTCCCGCCGGAGTGAAAGAGAGTTGATTATTACCACCCTCGAAAAAGTGCGGTTCAATAAATCGAAAGCCGCCAAATTGCTGAATGTGGACAGGAAAACCCTCTACAACAAAATGAAGCAATACGGGATTCCGCTTCAGTAA
- a CDS encoding BaiN/RdsA family NAD(P)/FAD-dependent oxidoreductase, translating into MDKVPEYDTIITGAGPAGLFAAANIVKGRTLILEKKELPGRKLMISGTGQCNFTHNGPLNDFFTHYGDNYSFVKPALKVFTNQDAIAWFGKRGVETVTDKNGKVFPRSLRAGEILNALLTAIGERQTLIRTGTQVADISLKNGFFSIKTAHRTYTCKNLILATGGLSYPSTGSSGDGYAFAEKMGHTLVEPRPALSPVFVKDYQFASLAGVSLDNVLIRLFRENREIRNHRGDTGFTHKGLSGPGILDFSRYFRIGDTLKINLCNLEEAAFEKQFTIHASLNGKLPVLSFFKNSSMPRNLARAIIGISGISPEKPMAEISKKSRKTLTELCCSHPFVIDKIAGFSTAMATSGGISLDEVDPLTMESRLVKNLFFAGEVLDIDGDTGGYNIQAAFSTAWMAAQAINKNG; encoded by the coding sequence ATGGATAAAGTGCCTGAATACGATACCATCATCACCGGAGCAGGACCGGCCGGACTGTTTGCTGCTGCAAATATTGTAAAAGGCAGGACATTAATTTTAGAAAAGAAAGAACTTCCGGGCCGCAAACTGATGATTTCAGGCACAGGGCAGTGCAATTTCACCCATAACGGCCCGCTGAACGATTTTTTCACGCATTACGGAGATAATTACAGCTTTGTGAAACCCGCCCTGAAAGTATTCACTAACCAGGACGCCATTGCCTGGTTCGGGAAGAGGGGCGTTGAAACCGTTACCGATAAAAACGGGAAGGTATTCCCCCGAAGCCTCAGGGCAGGTGAAATTCTGAACGCTTTATTAACGGCCATCGGAGAAAGACAGACCTTGATCAGGACCGGAACTCAGGTTGCAGACATTTCATTGAAAAACGGCTTCTTTTCAATAAAAACCGCTCACCGGACTTACACATGCAAAAACCTGATACTTGCCACCGGCGGTTTATCCTACCCTTCAACCGGCTCAAGCGGAGATGGATATGCATTTGCCGAAAAGATGGGGCATACCCTTGTTGAACCCAGGCCAGCCCTGAGTCCTGTTTTTGTCAAGGACTATCAATTTGCATCTCTTGCCGGCGTATCGCTCGACAATGTCCTGATCAGGCTTTTCAGGGAAAACCGGGAAATCAGAAACCACAGGGGTGATACCGGATTTACCCATAAAGGGCTAAGCGGTCCGGGCATTCTGGATTTCTCGCGCTATTTCAGAATCGGAGACACCCTGAAGATCAACCTGTGCAATCTTGAAGAGGCAGCGTTTGAAAAACAATTTACCATTCATGCCAGTTTAAACGGAAAACTGCCGGTGCTTTCTTTCTTCAAAAATTCCTCTATGCCCCGCAACCTTGCCAGGGCCATCATAGGAATATCGGGAATTTCCCCGGAGAAACCCATGGCTGAAATCTCAAAAAAGAGCCGCAAGACCCTCACAGAACTGTGTTGCAGCCATCCGTTTGTTATTGATAAAATTGCGGGGTTCAGCACAGCCATGGCAACCAGCGGCGGCATTTCACTAGATGAAGTCGATCCGTTAACCATGGAATCCAGGTTAGTTAAAAACCTGTTTTTTGCCGGCGAAGTGTTGGATATTGACGGGGATACCGGCGGATACAACATCCAGGCGGCGTTCTCAACGGCCTGGATGGCCGCACAGGCAATTAACAAAAACGGTTAA